The following is a genomic window from Amaranthus tricolor cultivar Red isolate AtriRed21 chromosome 10, ASM2621246v1, whole genome shotgun sequence.
GAGGCCatgaaacaatgccaaagctacGTCACGGCCTCGGAGATATGTCAGGCCCATGACCCGAAACGGCGGAAACCCGAAAAGAAGGAAGCCGGGTCCTCTCTTCAATCCACACGACGCAGAGAGGAACATTCTCCGAGGGAGAGGaattacatgccgcgtcgtcctGGGCCCCCATCTGATATGGGACCTCCACGGGCCAGACAGGTATATGTTGCAGGAGGAGAGACCAGGACGCGGAATCTGGGGGACGGAGGCAACGACCCAATGTTCAATCGAAACAGGAGGGACATTTTCTTTGCTGTTCGAGACCAATTGCCGGCTCCACCTCCTGTCaccaccccctctgataggcgcaactataatctatggtgtgactaccacaaagagcacggccacaCTCTGGCACAATGCCGCGAACTAAAAAGAATCCTGCATCAGTTGGCAGATGAAGGGAAATTGTCCAGATTCCTCAACCGGAGGGATTATAATGCGGGAAGAGAAGGGGAAAGGAGGCCGTGGCAACAAAAACGCAGATCCCCAAAAAGGAACGAAGCCCGACACGAAAGTTCCGACACTCAAGGAACtatcaatatgatttttggGGGATACACTGAGGAATATCCCACCATCCGGGCTGCAAAGAACAGTGTCCACACTTTGCTGAAAGGGCCTCCCAAGGCCTCATCTAAGGGACCGGTCATGAagttcgatgccacgacctctcaaccgctgcaacaaccccataccgaccctctggtggtcactCTTAAAATCGGCCAAATGAAAGTCAGACGGGTGCTGGTAGATACGGGAAGCACGGCCGATCTTATCACAATGGAGTGCTTAAAACAAATGAAGTTCGAGGAAAAGCACTTGCAACCCCTAGACAAACCCctgattgggtttggagggaGTCAGGTCATCCCGTTGggcacgatcattctccccgtgcGGGTAGGGGAGAGAAATGAAAGCCGTACCATGCCCATACGGTTCACGGTGGTAGATCTCAACTTTCCCTACAATGCCATCATGGGGCTCCCGCTCATTAACAAGATCAAGGCAGCCATCTTTCCCCACCAACTCCTGCTACAATTCGAAACTGATAACGGGCAAGTTGGCATTCTAAAGGGAGACCAGGTGACGGCTCACCAATGCCTCGTCAACATCCTGAAGCACAGGTCTTCCGAGACACCTGCAAAAAGAAAGAGGGAAGACCAGGTCCCagctgtcatgagcgtgtacaGGGAAAATCATAACACGCATGAAAGGCCCCGCCCcatagaacgatacgaggaagTAGATATGTTCGAGGGGAAACAGATCAAGATAGGAAAAGATCTTCCTGACACGGTCAAGCAGGACATAGTGGCCACCATTGCTGAATTCCGCGACAtctttgctttttgcacggaagaaatgccgggcatccctaccagtgtcgcgtgtcataaacttgacatcAAACCTGGCTATAAACCCGTAAAACAAAAGCTgcgacatcaaggaagagagCGGACTGAGGCCGCCAAGGAGGAAGTTGAGAAGTTGCTGAAAGCCGGATTTATCAAAGAATGCCGATACTCAGAGTGGCTATCCAATGTTGTTCTGGTAAAAAAACCAAATGGCAAGTGGAGAATGTGTGTCGACTTCACGGACCTGAATAAGGCATGCCCCAAAGACGATTATCCACTTCCAAAGATAGATCGTCTGGTCGACTCTACGGCAGGCCATGCATTattaagcttcatggatgccaatgccGGCTATCATCAGATCCCATTGGCCACCGAAGATCAACCtcacacggccttcattaccAGCACGGGGGTCTATTGCTACAAGGTCATGCCCTTCGGATTAAAAAACGCGGGAGCAACTTATCAGAGGatggtcaacaaggtcttccaatctcagattggacgaaatttagaagtatatgtggatgatatgatcACGAAGAGCAAACAAGCAGGTCAACATGCCGCGGACTTACGGGAAACCTTCCTTACCTTGCAAGAACACCAGATGAAACTCAATCCCGACAAGTGCGTGTTTGGAGTTACCGGAGGAAAGTGCCTCGGCTTTCTGGTAGACGAGCGGGGCATCGAAGCAAATCCCGATAAGATCCGGGCCATACAGAACATGAGATCCCCCACCACcgtaaaagaagtacaaaagctcACGGGGTGCATAGCCGCTCTCGGAAGATTCCTTTCCAAGTCTGCGGATAAATGTTTCCCCTTCTTTAAGacaataaaacaacagaagTTTGAATGGACAGCAGAGGCAGAAGAGTCCTTCCGCCAACTCAAGGAGCACCTGTCCACATTGCCGAAACTAGTTTCTCCCACCAAAGGGGAGAAACTAGTCCTATATGTCTCTGTATCTGAGTACTCGTTGTCCGGTGTACTGGTtgcggaaagggaaaagaaacagCTCCCCATATACTACGTGAGTCATGCATTCCGCGGCTCGGAGGGAAACTACGGGGAAGTTGAGAAGGTCATATTCGCAGTCGTGATGGCAAGCAGAAAATTGAAGCCCtacttccaatcccaccagatcatcaTCCGGACTGATCAACCCTTGAAAAAGATTTTGGAAGGAAAAAAcaagtcaagccgcgtcacagattgggcaaaccagctggcggatttcggcatcgaatatgagcctcgaacagcaatcaaagcccaagctCTGGCTGATTTCATTGCTGAAAGTACCTTCCCCTGTCATCCTGAACCCAATCAGGAGTGGAAGTTGTATGTGGATGGGTCCTCAACACAATCAGCTAGTGGAGCTGGACTCCTCATCATGTCTTCCGCAGGGGTTCGTATGGAAAGAGCAGTCAGGTTCGAGTTCGCAGCATCTAACAACGAGGCCGAATATGAAGCATTATTGATGGGATTGAGAATTTGCTATAAATCGGGAGCCAAAAACTTGTCCGCCTTCTCTGACTCCCAATTGATCGTAGGACAAGTCAACGGGAAATTCAAAGCTAAGGATGATAGCATGAAGATGTATTTGCAGCAGGTAAAagaatttgttcaaaaattcgacaaattcacaTTGGAGCATATTCCAAAATCCCAGAATGCCCAAGCTGATTCCCTAGCAAAGCTGGCCAGCTCAGCAGAGACATCCGCGGCTCGAGACATCATCTGGGAAGTACTTCCTAAtcccagcatcaacttcatggtcAACACCATCGACAGATCAGATACATGGATGGAGCCGTACATCGAATATTTGCGAAATCAGACGCTTCCCCAAGATAAAAGCCAGGCCAATATGCTCCAGAAGAAAGCAagatggttcgaactccacgaaggaacgctctacaaGAAGTCGTATACACACCCCCTCCTAAAATGTGTatcccctgaagaaggaaactatatccttCGCGAAATACATGAAGGAGGATGCGGTATACATCAGGGAGTGCGAACCGTCATCGGGAAAGTCCTGAGAAGCGGATACTATTGGCCCTCACTCCGAGAAGACGCGGAGTACTTGATCAAGAGATGTCCTGAATGCCAATACCACTCcaagataggaaggaagccgTCTAATTACTTGACTGCCATACAAGCCGTCTTGCCTTTCGACAAATGGGGCATGGATCTTCTTGGTCCCTTCCCTCCGGCAAAagggcaacgcaaattcatcATTGTGGCCATTGATTACTTTACAAAGTACGTAGAAGCAGAATCCCTTAGCTCAATCACGGACAAACAAGTTTGTCAATTTATATGGCGGAATATCATCACAAGGTACGGCATTCCTCGGGTGATCATAACAGATAATGGAAGGCAGTTTGTCAGCAAGAACACCATCGAGTACTGCGACAAGTTTAACATCCAGATCAGATTCAGCTCGGTGTCCAGGCCACAAACCAATGGTCAAGTAGAGTCCGCAAACAAAGAAATCCTGAACGGCATTAAAAAGAAGATAGAGGGGGTTAAAGgcaattgggatgaagaactaccaggcATCTTATGGGCAAGTCGAACAACCGTTAAAGAAGCAACGGGGCATACACCTTTCTCTTTAGTATATGGATCTGAAGCCGTGCTCCCCGTTGAAATAGGCGTACCCTCcacaagggtcacctactactcacacgacgaaaacgaggaaggaaaaagagtaaACTTAGATCTGCTGCCAGAAACAAGAGGAAACGCAATGTTGAGATCAATAGCACAAAAACAGAAGATGATCCGTAGCTTCAATCACCATGTCAAGACCAGACATATTCAAATTGGCGATTTCGTCCTCCGGAAGGTCGAAGCTACGGGAAAGAAAGCGGAAAAGGGAAAGTTaggggccaactgggacggaCCTTTCAAAGTCACCCACGTCATCAAACCAGGAACCTTTGAGCTAGAAGACATAAAAGGAAAAAAGCTACCACgaccatggaatggagaccatttgaaaaaattcttcatttaataaaatttgcaaggggcaaACAGTAAGAACAGTCTCATCAACATCAGTCCGCGACTACAGTCGATCCGCAACATAGTTGCGTTGTAATTCAATTATTTCAATCACTTGTATCCTTATCAATCGTTAATAAACAGGTTTCATTTTCAGAATATCCGGCTCTTATgtttgcaaatcttattaaatcagtaacatcgacaagtcggacccccagattggggtccctaagttcaaaaacctaagatgtttcctaaccggatcatcgataagtcggacccccagattggggtAGCTAAGTTCAAAAATCGGAGATGTTTCCTAACCGGatcatcgacaagtcggacccccagattggggtccccaagttcaaaaaaaaaatctaagatgtttcctaaccggatcatcgacaagtcggacccccagattggggtccctaagttcaaaaatcggagatgtttcctaaccggaacatcgataagtcggaccccaaGATAGGGGTCCCTAAGTTCGAAAATGTAAGATACTTCCTAGCCggaacatcgataagtcggacccctagattGGGGTCCCTAAACTCAAAAATCTATGATgattcccaaccgggacatcggtaagtcggaccctcagttGGGGTCCctgaattcgaaaattcaaagTTTCCGGCAATGATGTTTCCATCCGGGTcattgataagtcggacccctagttCGGGGGTCCCTTAGTTCAAAAAATATCCAAAATCTTTTAATGATGTTTTCCAGCCGGGActtcgacaagtcggacccccaaactGGGGTTTAAGGGCAGAATATTCTAAGTACAATTCTCATTGATGTCGCCTGTGAATGACAAAGCAATATTCCGCGGCCTCAAGAAAGAGAAGCCACGGCTCAACAAAAAGGGCGCACGACAAAATAATATTCCGCGGCTTCAAAAGAAGCCACGGCTCCGCAAACAATAGCAGGAATACCATGAATAAACTTTGAATggaaatatatacaaatattcaAAACATAGCTGAATGTTTACAAAAATCAAAGTTAATAGAATACAGATTATACATCATCAAAAAAGGCCTCGACTTCTTCACCCGGCGGCGGAGGAGATTCGATTCTTCCCTCTTCGAGACTGGGGGTGAAGCTAACATAATCTTCAACATTGAACGGCTCCACCCCGATCTCAGACAACTCCCGGGACAAGCTCTGGAGGTTCCGGCCTTCGTCAATAATGAGATTCGATAAATCAAGGCATAGAACCTCCAGGTTGGAGAGCGTCAAGTTCTCTGGGACATCTGACGCCGGAGGAGAAGAGAGGGCCAGCTGTTCCAAGTCGAGACATAAAGCCTCCCTCTCAGCCTCggcatttatcttttcattccaGGCCCTCTTCTCTGCCGCGTCCCAGACCGTGTCgaccagtaccgccgactccccGTCCAAGACAGGAGCAAGGTTGGACAAAGCTTCACTCCCCTTTTGTTCAGCAGCTTGCTGAAGGGAAGTGAAATCCATGCCCAACTCTGCGGCAGCCAGACGATACTTCTCGTCACTGATCATGGTCCCGGCCTTCACCATCTCGGCCGTCAGATCTCCGAGAAACTTCGAcgcttccggctcatccgagAGAAGCCAGTCCCTAGCTATCCGGGCCTTCCTGGTTAAGCACAATTTATAGACTTTGGCCGCGGATAGAATCATCTCGAAGTGGGAAGAATCGGCCGAGACTTGCTGCATTAgttgctggttctgatgaacgagcTTGGCATGAGTATCCATCAGCAAGCCGACCTCATGGCTGATGCCCGCGGACCTGGTGGAAGCAGCATCCAAGTTCTCAACAGTCTGATCCAGCTGCTTCCTCGCCCTTTCCCGCCATTGTTCTGTTCTGACCAAGCGCTCTTTCAGCTCAGAACACTTGGCCAGTTTTTGTTTGAGGCTCGGCAGGTCCTCCCGCAGTTTGGTTAATTCTTCGTTCAGCTCTTCGCATCGGGAGGTAAGGGCGGCCATGGTTTCCTGGTCCGCGGCACTTTGACGGTTGGCGTCGAGCTCAAAAGCCAACCGTATGATCGCCTGCAAAGGAATATCTATTAAAGAAATCCGAAGCAACAAATAATCATACTACTGAGTTTAAAAAGTTATTACCTCCGCCGCCGAAGCTTGTGCCTGACGCACCCTATCACGGGGGGGCATAGAGTCGAGTAGGTTGACGTCCACCTTGCTGATCAAGTGGGACGTCGCCCTGTTGAAACGAACAATCAAACCTTTATGCCCCAACTCCGGAAAGGGTGTTTCGTGTCGAAAAGGGGAAACCTCCCGACGGCGATAAACCTCGGCAAACTGCGATGAGGGAGCCGCGGAAGATTCCCCCACTTTCTCCTTCCCCTTGTTGGAAGAGGGTCGTGGAGAGTCCAGGAGGGGCGATGCCTCCTCCTCAACCGGCCTTATTTGGAGTGGCTTGGCCGTAGGGATCGTGCCCACGGAGGGCCTCTTTGCCGACTTCTCCTTGTGGGAAGAAGAATcccgcttcctcttcttcttcccactctttttTGTTGCACCCCTCGTCTGAGGAGGAATCACCCTCTCAGATTCATCGGGGATATGAGCCTGCTTCCTCTCCTCGAGAAGTCGGAGGGCCTCTTGCTCCGAAGGCACGTCCTCCAGACCCTTCTCCATGGTTgccgagtcctacaaaagaagaagttaggaagaatcaacaaaaaTCTTTCCGACAGAACTTTGTATAGAGATATACCTTGggaggaaggggaagaggctTATCCTCGGGCCGCTGGATGGCCCCTGCAGCAAGTCTCAgaacgctgaatttcttcatcagtTCAGGGCTCTTGGCTCGAAGATTTTGCTTGGCTATCCCTGTAGAAGCATGAGTTAGAAGCATTCAAACGTATtattgaaaagaaaaggaagaaactcggcaactcttactccgatcgatagccaagctaaTGCCGAAggctgagaggaggttctcattctccagcTCAGGACGACCAGGAATCCAATTGAGTTGGACGTTCattggtttccttcccaattgaacgtccatcttggCGTATTCTATGATCACCGCATCACTAAAGGAACATTGCGGGATCCCGTTATTAAAACCCGAGAGATTGGGTTTGATGTCAAAAGAGGTCTTGATATTCCACCCCTCTGAGTTGTATAAGTATGCGAATTTtgtcctataccccttctggttgtcggggaggtcttggactatcttcagtcctcgACGGTGTGTGAATGtaatccagccacagccgtatgattgggaattacataggcgggctctgaatatatatctaaaggctgtgagtgttggtggcacggccaaaactttacacaaaatcaaaaaggccaccatacaaccccaggcgttcGGGTATAATTCGGGCACTGAGacgttcaaaaactctaacacctctCTAAAAAACGGATGTAGAGGAAATCTAAGccctaattcaaaagaaggGAAGTATACGGCTATACAATGcgggggaggaaacctaacggtgtcataattccccggggtaataatgtttatgttatCTTTTAAACCCCATTTCTGAGAAATGGCCTCCCGGCGATTGTCTAAATCTCTCTTAGTCTGTAAATCAATAAAGTAATTTAGAGGTCCGCCGTCtggaatgtagaatggaggaggaactggcgcCGCACTCTCTCTTCCtgaagactcggctgatccttcaaggttttccatatctacatacaataacccttctaggtcaggatttattcgcggcaagtaatttggaaagaaagcaatgctcacttcccaaggagcagtttttataatttccggagggtatataggggatacggacgactcatccccggcttttattggttcataatggggggtaattctcactgaactactttcatccgagtcattcattggtaacccctttttattaagacgcctacgtactatcagaggagtttccggcaagttagtagggttGGTGTCTGAGTTAGTAGTCGCGACATCCATGattaataataaagtaaaagttgaaacttgtaaagaatggagactaaattcataaacaaattcaaagttctagGCTAACATTCATGAACAGATCGAAGATATTCAAGAGATTCAAGAACAGCTTGAAGAacaacttgaagaaattcgaaaaatctgggaaagtttgaataccttaaGAAGTAagttgaagatttgtcagaaacttgatgaagatctgtcagaaaccttgaagatcttcaaagaacttgtcagaagtttgatgaaaggatgaagattgtcagagcgtctctctctattttctctttcttgcaatttgaagatttgaggAAGTTAATGAAGGTTAGGTGAGATGGAACTATTCCAACTACCCTATTTATAACAGTAATAAATGCTTCACTTGGGGTCTGAACAGTTGAAAGAAGTTGGAATTCCAAATGAAAGctgggaagtcgataagtcggactcccaataAGGGGAAGCCAACAGATTTTTTCTTAAGTGTTTAATAATGTCCGTGAAGTCTATTAGTCGGACCCTAGTTGAAGGGGTAGTTTTGCCaaatttttctaagtgttaAATCCTTGAATTTAGCCGGgaggtcgaaaagtcggaccctcaattAGAGAGCAACATCATGAATTTGTTTAAGTACCAAACCATCCAGCCGGAgaatcgataagtcggactctcAGGGAAGAGTAGAATATAGCTAATTATTCTAAGTCCTCCAGACAATGTCCGgagggtcgataagtcggaccctaaatTGAATCTCCTGAAAGGGAAATCATTTGAAGAATGAAGGTCACACATTCAGCTGTCCGACTTATGGACGCGATAAGTGAGATGATGGAAGGAAACATGAATTTCTTAAGGAAAAAGGACTTCCGCg
Proteins encoded in this region:
- the LOC130824842 gene encoding uncharacterized protein LOC130824842; the protein is MLARNLTAAFSEQLRAVINNTPTQQRVLEDMAAQIKSLEERIEPHPEIPKSHESQEGNSRTSHSSRRNKNRRERSKTYPHPCKTDTRDGDSKTATPDARTFLESKKRRTSESVQSLVNKRREERKKAELAGSSRPPISATMPRNEATKSVLPEEPISLVSPLAMEILNTPNPGKIKVPNMAAFDGESISSYLKKFHEAVLEVTDLEESVALNALINGMKAQRLKFQLVESQVKTYAEAMKQCQSYVTASEICQAHDPKRRKPEKKEAGSSLQSTRRREEHSPRERNYMPRRPGPPSDMGPPRARQVYVAGGETRTRNLGDGGNDPMFNRNRRDIFFAVRDQLPAPPPVTTPSDRRNYNLWCDYHKEHGHTLAQCRELKRILHQLADEGKLSRFLNRRDYNAGREGERRPWQQKRRSPKRNEARHESSDTQGTINMIFGGYTEEYPTIRAAKNSVHTLLKGPPKASSKGPVMKFDATTSQPLQQPHTDPLVVTLKIGQMKVRRVLVDTGSTADLITMECLKQMKFEEKHLQPLDKPLIGFGGSQVIPLGTIILPVRVGERNESRTMPIRFTVVDLNFPYNAIMGLPLINKIKAAIFPHQLLLQFETDNGQVGILKGDQVTAHQCLVNILKHRSSETPAKRKREDQVPAVMSVYRENHNTHERPRPIERYEEVDMFEGKQIKIGKDLPDTVKQDIVATIAEFRDIFAFCTEEMPGIPTSVACHKLDIKPGYKPVKQKLRHQGRERTEAAKEEVEKLLKAGFIKECRYSEWLSNVVLVKKPNGKWRMCVDFTDLNKACPKDDYPLPKIDRLVDSTAGHALLSFMDANAGYHQIPLATEDQPHTAFITSTGVYCYKVMPFGLKNAGATYQRMVNKVFQSQIGRNLEVYVDDMITKSKQAGQHAADLRETFLTLQEHQMKLNPDKCVFGVTGGKCLGFLVDERGIEANPDKIRAIQNMRSPTTVKEVQKLTGCIAALGRFLSKSADKCFPFFKTIKQQKFEWTAEAEESFRQLKEHLSTLPKLVSPTKGEKLVLYVSVSEYSLSGVLVAEREKKQLPIYYVSHAFRGSEGNYGEVEKVIFAVVMASRKLKPYFQSHQIIIRTDQPLKKILEGKNKSSRVTDWANQLADFGIEYEPRTAIKAQALADFIAESTFPCHPEPNQEWKLYVDGSSTQSASGAGLLIMSSAGVRMERAVRFEFAASNNEAEYEALLMGLRICYKSGAKNLSAFSDSQLIVGQVNGKFKAKDDSMKMYLQQVKEFVQKFDKFTLEHIPKSQNAQADSLAKLASSAETSAARDIIWEVLPNPSINFMVNTIDRSDTWMEPYIEYLRNQTLPQDKSQANMLQKKARWFELHEGTLYKKSYTHPLLKCVSPEEGNYILREIHEGGCGIHQGVRTVIGKVLRSGYYWPSLREDAEYLIKRCPECQYHSKIGRKPSNYLTAIQAVLPFDKWGMDLLGPFPPAKGQRKFIIVAIDYFTKYVEAESLSSITDKQVCQFIWRNIITRYGIPRVIITDNGRQFVSKNTIEYCDKFNIQIRFSSVSRPQTNGQVESANKEILNGIKKKIEGVKGNWDEELPGILWASRTTVKEATGHTPFSLVYGSEAVLPVEIGVPSTRVTYYSHDENEEGKRVNLDLLPETRGNAMLRSIAQKQKMIRSFNHHVKTRHIQIGDFVLRKVEATGKKAEKGKLGANWDGPFKVTHVIKPGTFELEDIKGKKLPRPWNGDHLKKFFI